In one Nicotiana sylvestris chromosome 8, ASM39365v2, whole genome shotgun sequence genomic region, the following are encoded:
- the LOC138876285 gene encoding uncharacterized mitochondrial protein AtMg00810-like, producing MGSFSRPFVLKFSLVPSKIKRKIRFRTRLFSTSGMKIFKLGSNLSLVEEAKSTLHNSFKVKDLGELRYFLGIEVMRSDKGLLLNQRKYALELISTTGLDVAKPASTPIELNQKLTTTEYHKHVEHNGDEELQDVGTYQSMPKHTNVNNWICCQIEGFLIVLEVQEVADSESKTRSSAEAEYRSLAAVTAEVTWLVGLLQELNIEIH from the exons attaaaagaaaaatcCGGTTCCGAACACGGCTTTTCAGTACTTCGGGAATGAAGATCTTcaagctgg GTAGCAATCTTTCCCTTGTGGAAGAGGCCAAGAGTACATTACATAACAGTTTTAAAGTCAAAGATTTGGGTGAGCTCAGATATTTCTTAGGCATTGAAGTAATGAGATCAGATAAGGGGTTGTTATTAAACCAGAGAAAATATGCACTGGAGTTAATATCCACTACAGGACTAGATGTTGCCAAACCTGCATCCACTCCTATTGAACTTAATCAGAAACTCACCACTACAGAGTATCACAAACATGTAGAGCACAATGGCGATGAAGAACTGCAAGATGTGGGAACTTATCAAAG CATGCCCAAGCACACGAATGTCAATAACTGGATATGTTGTCAAATTGAGGGATTCCTTATTGTCCTGGAAGTCCAAGAAGTAGCAGACAGTGAGTCGAAGACTCGAAGCTCAGCTGAAGCTGAATATAGAAGCCTTGCAGCAGTAACAGCTGAGGTTACTTGGCTAGTTGGATTATTGCAGGAGTTGAACATTGAGATACATTAA